One window from the genome of Elaeis guineensis isolate ETL-2024a chromosome 5, EG11, whole genome shotgun sequence encodes:
- the LOC105046006 gene encoding LOW QUALITY PROTEIN: thioredoxin H4-1 (The sequence of the model RefSeq protein was modified relative to this genomic sequence to represent the inferred CDS: deleted 1 base in 1 codon) — protein sequence MGNCMDKICVTVYSEDKLEHSGGLIVHTITDKGSWDEKISEANKDGKIVVVNFSASWCIAPVYSKLSEAFPSFTFLSIDVDRMTEMSTPWDIQAT from the exons ATGGGCAACTGCATGGATAAG ATTTGTGTTACTGTCTATTCTGAGGACAAACTAGAACACAGTGGTGGA TTAATTGTTCATACCATAACTGATAAAGGAAGCTGGGATGAGAAGATATCAGAAGCAAATAAGGACGGCAAGata GTTGTGGTAAATTTCAGTGCATCTTGGTGTATTGCACCTGTTTATTCCAAGCTATCTGAGGCGTTCCCTTCGTTCACTTTTCTGTCAATAGATGTTGATCGGATGACA GAAATGAGTACGCCATGGGACATCCAGGCGACT